Proteins found in one Kwoniella bestiolae CBS 10118 chromosome 1, complete sequence genomic segment:
- a CDS encoding superoxide dismutase [Cu-Zn], with protein MVKAIAVLKGDSSVSGVITFTQEKDGAPVTVSGDIKNLSPNAERGFHVHEFGDNSNGCTSAGPHFNPHGKNHGGPDADERHVGDLGNVKTDGSGTAAVSITDKSISLFGPYSIIGRTVVVHEGTDDFGKGGHADSLKTGNAGGRAACGVM; from the exons ATGGTCAAG GCTATCGCTGTTCTCAAAGGTGACTCCTCCGTCTCTGGTGTCATCACCTTCACTCAAGAGAAGGATGGTGCTCCAGTAACCGTCTCCGGTGAC ATCAAGAACCTCTCCCCCAACGCTGAGCGAGGATTCCACGTCCACGAATTCGGAGACAACTCCAACGGATGTACCTCTGCTGGTCCCCACTTCAACCCTCACGGTAAGAACCACGGTGGGCCAGATGCCGATGAGAGACACGTTGGtgatcttg GTAACGTCAAGACCGACGGTTCCGGTACCGCCGCCGTCAGCATCACTG ACAAatccatctccctcttcggCCCTTACTCCATCATCGGACGAACCGTCGTTGTCCACGAGGGTACCGACGACTTCGGTAAAGGTGGTCACGCCGATTCGCTCAAGACTGGTAATGCCGGTGGTAGAGCCGCTTGTGGTGTCATGTGA